One part of the Streptococcus sp. oral taxon 431 genome encodes these proteins:
- the mnmE gene encoding tRNA uridine-5-carboxymethylaminomethyl(34) synthesis GTPase MnmE: MITREFDTIAAISTPLGEGAIGIVRLSGTDSFAIAQKIFKGKDLSKIASHTLNYGHIVDPQTGKVMDEVMVGAMKSPKTFTREDIIEINTHGGIAVTNEILQLAIREGARMAEPGEFTKRAFLNGRVDLTQAEAVMDIIRAKTDKAMNIAVKQLDGSLSDLINNTRQEILNTLAQVEVNIDYPEYDDVEEATTAVVREKTMEFEQLLTNLLKTARRGKILREGISTAIIGRPNVGKSSLLNNLLREDKAIVTDIAGTTRDVIEEYVNINGVPLKLIDTAGIRETDDVVEQIGVERSKKALKEADLVLLVLNASEPLTAQDRQLLEISQDTNRIILLNKTDLPEAIETSELPEDVIRISVLKNQNIDKIEERINNLFFENAGLVEQDATYLSNARHISLIEKAVESLQAVNEGLELGMPVDLLQVDLTRTWEILGEITGDAAPDELITQLFSQFCLGK; the protein is encoded by the coding sequence ATGATTACACGGGAATTTGATACCATTGCAGCCATCTCGACACCGCTTGGTGAAGGTGCTATTGGGATAGTCCGCCTAAGCGGAACGGATAGTTTTGCCATTGCGCAGAAAATCTTTAAAGGCAAAGACTTAAGCAAGATTGCCAGTCACACGCTAAACTACGGACACATCGTTGATCCACAGACAGGCAAGGTTATGGATGAGGTTATGGTGGGAGCTATGAAGTCTCCAAAGACCTTCACTCGTGAAGATATTATCGAGATTAACACCCATGGTGGGATTGCCGTAACCAATGAAATCCTGCAATTGGCTATCCGTGAAGGGGCACGCATGGCAGAACCTGGAGAATTTACCAAGCGTGCCTTCCTCAACGGTCGTGTGGACTTGACTCAGGCTGAAGCTGTTATGGATATCATACGCGCCAAGACTGATAAGGCTATGAATATAGCGGTCAAACAATTAGACGGTTCTCTATCTGACTTGATTAATAATACTCGTCAGGAAATCCTCAATACACTAGCACAAGTAGAGGTTAATATCGACTATCCTGAGTATGACGATGTGGAAGAAGCCACTACTGCTGTTGTCCGTGAAAAAACTATGGAGTTTGAACAACTCTTAACCAATCTCTTAAAAACGGCACGTCGTGGGAAGATTCTCCGCGAAGGAATTTCAACGGCTATCATTGGACGCCCTAACGTTGGGAAGTCTAGTCTCCTCAACAACCTCCTGCGTGAAGATAAGGCCATTGTAACTGACATCGCTGGTACTACTAGAGATGTCATCGAAGAATACGTCAACATCAACGGTGTTCCACTGAAGTTGATTGATACTGCTGGTATTCGTGAAACAGATGATGTCGTCGAACAAATCGGTGTCGAGCGCTCCAAGAAAGCCCTCAAGGAAGCTGACTTGGTTCTACTGGTTCTAAATGCTAGTGAACCACTAACTGCCCAAGACCGACAACTTCTTGAAATCAGCCAAGATACCAACCGTATCATCCTACTTAACAAAACTGACCTGCCTGAAGCGATTGAAACTTCGGAACTACCTGAAGACGTTATTCGTATTTCAGTCCTTAAAAACCAAAACATCGATAAGATTGAAGAACGGATTAACAACCTTTTCTTTGAAAACGCAGGCTTGGTCGAACAAGATGCTACCTATCTATCCAACGCCCGTCATATTTCATTAATTGAAAAGGCAGTTGAAAGCCTGCAAGCTGTTAACGAAGGTCTTGAATTGGGCATGCCAGTCGACCTGCTTCAAGTTGATTTGACACGTACTTGGGAAATACTCGGAGAAATCACTGGTGATGCTGCTCCAGATGAACTCATTACACAGTTGTTCAGCCAATTTTGTCTGGGTAAATAA